One Fuerstiella marisgermanici DNA window includes the following coding sequences:
- a CDS encoding HlyD family secretion protein, with product MVQLSPRVSGHLVTVNVQDNQQVKKGDLLFQIDPEPYQLAVDQAKVALALAREGASAMEADVRAAEAMIRQRKAAVETAQKKIEEVKLGIVSADSVVKEAEAGVTYARAVIEQVRARSEEAIREAARARQLSDSRAGAVATAEAREAAAIAVAAQLKSAEAGLTQAQASLEKAKTARDEADLRLDTAKSSLIETQTAIETTVANRDKASAALGETGDANQHVRQALVAVERAELNLKWTAIYAPADGYITNMNLQNDTLVTQGHPFALFVDSSSFRVDAYFQETKLKNIAAGDKVMVTIMGHKHQKIEGEVESIGFAINPPRIAATEGPANLVPTIAPTFEWIRLAQRVPVRIKLKDIPDDLHLVSGMTASVAIRK from the coding sequence ATGGTTCAGCTTTCGCCGCGTGTTAGCGGGCATCTGGTGACGGTCAATGTGCAGGACAACCAGCAGGTCAAGAAAGGCGATTTGCTATTCCAGATTGACCCTGAGCCATACCAACTGGCTGTCGATCAGGCGAAAGTTGCGTTGGCATTGGCCCGCGAGGGCGCGTCGGCGATGGAAGCCGATGTTCGTGCCGCTGAGGCAATGATTCGCCAGCGAAAAGCGGCTGTTGAGACCGCCCAGAAAAAGATTGAAGAAGTCAAGCTGGGAATCGTTTCGGCCGATTCGGTGGTCAAGGAAGCCGAAGCGGGAGTGACGTACGCTCGTGCGGTGATCGAGCAAGTGCGAGCAAGATCCGAAGAGGCGATTCGTGAGGCCGCTCGAGCACGGCAATTGAGTGACAGCCGAGCGGGCGCAGTGGCAACCGCCGAAGCGAGAGAGGCAGCAGCGATCGCGGTCGCTGCACAACTTAAGAGCGCGGAGGCGGGATTGACGCAAGCCCAAGCCTCACTTGAAAAGGCCAAAACGGCGAGAGACGAAGCGGACTTGCGTTTGGACACGGCCAAGAGCAGTCTGATCGAAACCCAAACGGCGATCGAGACGACGGTTGCAAATCGCGACAAGGCGTCTGCGGCGCTTGGTGAAACCGGAGACGCGAACCAGCACGTGCGGCAAGCTCTGGTCGCTGTAGAACGCGCTGAGCTGAATCTTAAGTGGACAGCGATCTACGCACCGGCCGATGGCTACATCACCAATATGAATCTACAGAACGACACACTCGTTACTCAGGGGCACCCGTTTGCGCTTTTTGTTGATTCATCATCCTTCCGAGTGGACGCTTACTTTCAAGAAACAAAACTCAAAAATATTGCCGCAGGCGACAAAGTCATGGTCACGATCATGGGGCACAAGCATCAAAAAATCGAAGGGGAAGTGGAGAGCATTGGCTTCGCCATCAACCCACCTCGAATTGCGGCAACCGAAGGGCCAGCGAATTTGGTGCCAACCATCGCGCCCACGTTTGAATGGATTCGTCTCGCCCAGCGAGTCCCGGTGCGCATCAAACTGAAGGATATTCCCGACGATTTGCACCTTGTTTCCGGAATGACCGCCTCGGTGGCAATCAGGAAGTAG